ATCCTAGGTGGCAGCAGAGAAAGATTCTGACTTGACTCACTCAACTAAAATATGTACAGTTTTGCATCAACCATTCAAGGAATTATAGGGCCAATAACATGAAAGTCATTAGGAAAAAACCAGAGTATTTTAATACTGCCAGTTTATTTAACATCAGCTCTTAACTTTTTGTAGGTGCAGCAAgcctgttattttttttttagaaagtcCTGCTTTCATTCCCATCTCACTTGTCAGCTGAGGATTGAGGGGAGGAAGGCCCTGAGGCTGCAGTTCctgaaacacacacacctgaGTGGGAGTCGAGTGGGTTTCCTCTACTGACAACACGTCAGCCGAGAGAGGGAGCAGCAGAATCAAATGAGCTACAAAGCAGGAGCTCGAAAGAGGTACGCCTCTGCCTCTTCAGCTTCAACTCTTAGCTCagcctttaaataaataaataaatcagtgaGGATTTATGATCTGCTGTATGATTTAGCCTCTCTTGGAAggtctcttctttctttcctggaCTAGAATACTTGCTGATTTTATTTCCCACCAAGTTACAAAAGTAATAATGTCATATGTTAATGTCCTGGAAATAAAATTTGAGGATTATTCAACAAAGAATCAGGTAACAGCAAAGGCTTGAGTTcatattcaaaaatatttatttttcagttgttcaTGGTACGTGTCAAATTCTTGGTTACAGCAAAAAATTGTAACAAACAGCATCACAGTGACATAATTAAGCCATAAGAGTGCAGTTTATTACAACTGTGTAAACAAAAAGAAGTACTTCTGTAATGGCACTGTTCATAAACCAAATTATGGCATACAGAATCTCAGCAAAAGTCAAAAGACACgtttacaaagaaaacaaaaccccaaattgaAGCACAGTATATGAACCTGTACAAAATGGCCCAATCCACGTTTCAGAGAAAAGAGTGCCCTCAAAATTTTTCTTGGCTTGTTCTTAAGGAATTTAAATCTTCATTGTTTTCAAGGCATCAATCCAGCATGTGAAATATTACTATTATTgaataatatgaataaagaGCAAACATCTCTTAATTATGACAATGTGAATACCACTACTGTTACATTATTAAAGGAGACGAGATGATTTGGGAATGTTATTGTCTGTATAGCACACCACCTTTAAAAGGTATtccttagaaaataaaaataagttacTGAGAAATAAAATCCAAAGTGCACCACCAAAGAACATTTTTGTGCATAAATATCAAAAAGTAGAATCTTATTTTTCTGTAACAGAAGTAAACAATTTGATTATAATACAAGGTACATACTGTAAACTGTAGGATGCCCTTTGAACTTGAAATATACTCATCTcaaacatattttatatattagcACCTAAAATAGGATTTAAACAATTTTAGGTGTTTTTTTCAGATCATGCATTAGTTATGGCTTGCTTGATGGACACAGTTTTGCCAGCAGCCTTTTAGTGTTCCATGAGATCCTCTTAATAAATTAACACACAGGTCTGAATGCCACTACATTTTACACATGTACCTTTCAGACAGGAAGTTTTGCATATGTTCCATTTGCAGCGAGAAGGTCCCACAACAGCAGGAGGTAGCGACAGAGCAACAAAGGTACAGTTATTAAAAAGTACTGGACAACTGGGAGTACATAATATAATTACAAGCTGGTATCTTCAGTTTACAGAAAGCTATAAagttttgtgtttaaaaaaaaaagacattcaaCATGTGCTTACTCACATGCTGACACAGAGCTCATGCAAGCGATTAAAATAAATCTTACCCATTTTACTCTTCAGAAATGCTGCATAAAGTTCATCCTGAAATAAACTGAGGACCCCTCAGAAGCAACAGGGGCCTAATGTGCAGATTGACTTCAGCAACATGTAATTGCTTCCTCCACAATGAGAAGTGAACAGCAGTATCAAACAGGAAATTTCATTGAATCGTGCTTCATTTCAAACACTGTTAGGTCCAAATCCAGGTTCATTTGTCACTAAGCATTAAGACtaccttaagaaaaaaaaagttattttcttgGAGGAAGAACATTTTCTTCATAATAGCCTGGGTTTACTACATTTCCAGCTGGATCATATCTAGCCACCACAAACGTTGAGCCATCACTAGCAGATGCTTTTCCAACTCCCATCTTTTTTGTGTTCTTCCAAACCATGGCTGTGAAGTGACctaaagaaagagagagaaacatACAAAAGGACTTTAGATACTAAATCTGTAACATTCCCTTTAACACGTGAGGTGCTGGGGAAAGAAAGAACAATACGAAGCTGCTTCTTTGTCTAACATGAGAACAAACTAAGGACATGAAAAAGAACCCTATGTCCAGCATTTCTTGAAAAACCATAATCTGATCTGTTTTCATACTACTATTCCCATTTCCATGTCCTATATCCAAATAAGAATACGTAGCAGGAGAGTCATGAAAGAAGTAGTTTGATAGTATCTGACATAAAATTTGGCAAAGACATCACAGCCTTTACTCCCTGCAGTGAGAACAGCAGTTCTGAGAGTGACTATTATTCATTTGCTTTAACCATTTCATACTCCCCCATGTGTTTGCATGTGCCACTGTTCAAAAAAACACTGTTTTTGTGGCTTCTTCTGCCTAGTTTAATAGCCACCCCTGCATTGTGCTGCTCCATCAGTTGTTCCCTCTATGCATAGACAAATCCCCAAATCAGGGAGAAAAGCGTGATTTTCTTAATCTGAAACAAGGTCAGATACGTCTCTTGCTGAGCATTATTTGAGGAACAATGTTCTTAAGTTCATTCTGCACTAGCTTGTCAATATGCAGCCAATGACCTGTTCCCAATCTCCAAATTTTAGCTGAAGTGATCTCCGTGAGTGGAGTGATACAATTCAGCAGAAGTCACATGTCAACGTAAACAACAACAGAGTAACTTAGTAAGACTTCTATATGATTCCAATTTAGTATTTCTTACAAATTAATTTGCCTTAAAGAAAAAGTTGCCTGTTCAAAATTTTGGAGTTGGAGGGAAAATGGAGTACTAAAAAACCCCTACAGATTTTGCTTAGTTTCTCATTTCTGAGGTTGTTTTACACTGTTGTCAGTTTTTAGCATAATAATAGAAGATGTGTTTTTGAAGAGACAGTTCCCAGTCTGAACTTACCTGTCCCAGAAGAAAACCCTGGGTTTTGAAAgctgtaattttttatttcactgtacCATCTGTCAGCCACATCTTTTcctgaaagacaaaagaaatgtGCTGCAAAATTGTGACATAAACACAAAAGTGTAGCTCACTTACAGCCTGCCCAGCAAGATCTTCTGTAACTTTCAGCTTGGAAGATAACGAAGACACATCTCCCTCATCTTGGATAAGTGCTCCTGTCATCAGGCTTATACACACAGCTTTCACCAGCTCCTTCCTCTTGAAACGTGTTTGGAAATGCCTAAGTGTGCCAGGTTTTCTAAGCAAAAAGCCACACCTTCCAGCTCCAGGTAAAccaaagaaaaattacatttctgaCATCTTTTAGTTTCCCATGTTCTCATCAGCATTCAATATTTCAGATTTctcagtgcattttttttttagtggtttCTACCTACCACTAAAGCCATTGTGAAGGTCCATTTTGAGGCACTCTAATCTGGGGTACTACAGAAACCTCAAATACTCATACTTAGGAGCTGCTTCCATGTGGAAGTCTGCATGTCTAGCACTGTTTCATCCCATCCAAGGCTTTCACTGACAACAGCTGTATCAGGACTATGACTATAGCCAGGGATGTAGCTCAGACCAGAATCTACAGATGCTATGCAGAAAAATGTCAAATGTTACTTGTTTTCCATTACTGGTTGTTAGGAAAATCTTGTGTCAAACACCAGGGGGATGAGAGGGGTCAAGTTTTTCCCTGAGCAACATCGATAATGAAATTTCTGCTTCGCATTCCAGGATGTATCATCGATGCAAGGCCAGGAGATTTCAAAGCAAGCTGCCAAAGCTGTTAAGCCTGCCATCATGAAGAATGCTGGTCCCTGGTGGACTGTTGGCTGCAGAAGAGCAATGACTCATGCTTTGCTATTTTGCAGCAAAGTCTTAAACTTGCACACTTCAAGAAGTCAGACACTGCATTAACTGTCTTTAAACTTCAGTTTATTATGACTGAAGTTGGCTAAAAGGATGATGCTGTTAGCCTGGCAAGCTGGTTGTCAGAGCCATAATTGATAAGCAAATATTCAATGAAATGCCATCTCTAGAGAGGTTTGTGAACTGGAAGTACTATGAACTTTTATGCCACACTGCTTGTTAGGAAGAGTGCTTAGTAGagtcaaataattttttctacATAAAAAGGGAGCAAAACCTCTCTTGCCTCCCAAAGTAAAAGTTTCAGGAATAACTATtggtttcttcttttcctgctctccttGCACCAAAAAAACAAGTGCAGTAGACCTGTAGTGTGGTTGAAGTATGTAACACATATTTATTTGTTCATTTCTTACTCACACTAAAGCggaaatgaaaactgaaaaaaagtgcaaatagTGACCTTTATGCAAtacaaggggaaaagaaaaagcacataGTAAAAAACCACACAACAAACCAATCAGATCATCCTGTCCCACTCTAGATTTCATATCTATGAAGGATTTAGATGTGTTTGTGGTAAGCTGGGTGTAACAGAAGTACAGAATATGACTGCTGACATATCAGGCCTTATGAAGCCCATGTATTTTATGTGTACAAGTGCTGAAGTGACTATAGTACATAAGTTGGATTTTAGCAGATGTAGGACTGCATTCTCACTGCTGCCAGCATTTTATTCCTTCTGTTAATGTATTGGTGTGAAACAGTATATAGAGTATTTGAAGAGAAAGTCACCTCCACTCTGCTTACTGGAGCTCTAAGAAGTGTGCCTAGGCTGCACGTGACAGAACTTAAAATCTCCATAATGGCAGTATTGCAGGGCACATGGAAGCTTTGACAAACACAACACCTCTTCAtaattaatttgcttttaatttaaagaagactataatgcaaaaaaaaaagtttacttTTTAATTCAAGGAAGATAGCAATGGCATCAGGTAAAACTCCCTCAATCCTGTACCTGAAAGACAATGAGCATAGTTGGGCAGCACAGTCTATCATGTGttaattcccagatttttcaaGGATGAAACCTTTCAACAGACTGAGGCCAGGAAGTTAAAGCCTAGAAGCTGATCACTGTTCTCCATTTTTCACATGCAGGATCAAGTTTTCCTTATATGGCCTTGCTGTCATCATCCTTGAATTAAAAGAGTCATGGCCTCATAAGCTGTAGGAAAATGACTTTTTTCCAGCAAAAGAGAAGGTGACCAAAGGACTAGGCAACTTTTTGACAAATTCCATCTTGAAATCATGTTAAAGCAGTGTCCTGTAAGTGAAGAGAATGGATTGTATCTGTCACATGGCACAGGAAGTGAGGGGGAGTCCAGTGTGGAAGTTATTGCCATGTGAGAAGACAGGTAGGTACCTAGTGATTAAACAGTCTCTCTTTCCTCTGAAATacttttcttctaattctttGCCCTTTGTGGAACAGTAAACAATGCCCTGGTGGGACACAAGCCAAACCAGTGTTGAAAGTGACAGCTGGCACACAGGGGACTAAGGAAAACCCCTGTTTTGAGCCCAGTGACCCCCAGACTTCCAGAgagaaaacagcacaaaaatcaGGAGTGCACTGGGCCTACCTGCTTTAGCAGCAGCTTGTATCCTCAGAGTTACTGGTTCAGAAAACTGACCACAATATTTCCATTTAAAGGTATTATGGAATAAATATGCAGTCATATTTAGGGTCTGTTCTGATTGCTTTTCAATGTTTCATGGGAAACAGCTCCCCCTGCTCCCAAAGTTCCCACAAAACAGGGGAAGTTGGTTGatgtttaaaatgcttttcggtcagaaggaaaaaaacacagaaaagaaattgctCACATCCCTCATTCCTGACCAGAGCAGAAATGATAAAGTTTACTCCTCTCAAGAAGCACGTGGATCTGCCCTGCAGtcagagctgcagcttctctTCCATTGCTCTGCTTGCAGAACTGATTAATAAATATTCTGCTGGGCGTTTTTAACACCCTTCCTGTTTGCACTGCTGTAAACCATACTCAGAGTTTCAACAAACACTTTCACTATAGAAACACAGTTTGACTCCACCCTTCTCCCAGTGAGAGAGAGTTCACTGATGATCTGCTCAGCTAGGCTTACCAGATGTTCACTGCAGAACAGGCTGAATCTCACTCTAATGAGTTTCAGTTATGATGGACAATCTTCCTCACATGAAAACTTAGTGCAACAATCCTTGAACTAGCATCCAATTATAGTTTTGCCCAAGACTAGGACCAGAACCAGCACAGTGATTTGATTTTACATGAGATACAAGCCTGCAATGTGGCCACACTGACTGTGCCTCAAGCTTCCTCACAGCGTCAGAGGTGTGACCATGTGGGGTCCGTCCATATGTAGGACTAACAGTGTAAATTATGTCCCCCTTACTATCAAGGGGCCACTGCATGTAAACAGGTGCCATCActcctgcctggctgtgctctgcacCTCATCAGTTGTGCTGTTGTCTCATTAAATGTCATTTCTAGTTATTCTCCTGGGCGAGGAGCTCTGTTCTGTGTGGATGTGGGGGAAGAGAGTGCCAACAGCTGGTACCAGACCAAGGGTTTCAGGGACCTCTGTGTCTGCAGTGCCAGCAACCGGAGCACCAGCAAAGCACAAGGGGAACTTGGTGGTGAGCAGGTGAAGTGCTCTGGTAGGAGTTGCTACACAACGGTATGACCATTGCAGGGTGAGTTCTGGTCAGCAGCCAGGGACCCATGTGTGTGAGATGCACTGTACTGGCAACTGGAGTGGAACTGCAGCCTCAGGAATCGGTATGTCCAGGTGCAAGCTACTGGTGAGATCAGGATCCAGGGACACCTACTGGGCAGACTGCGTGTCTGAGCTTAGTTACTGCTGGGATTCACTCTGGAATTCTATTTCTATTCTAttattttcatatatatatatataattctaTATATTTTAACAGTATAAAATATACATTATCTCTACTTCTAAATAATTTACTGAGACatatatgtttttatttttatatactaTATTAATTTACTTATATATACACTCCAGTAACATATATCATTGGAATCAGCTGaaaaaggaaggaggaagagccACTGGTGCTCTTCATTTTAATGCTGACTGCACCTGTTTGTGCTGCTCTGCACATGTACATGTGTCCACACTGTATATGTGTGCTTGTGTGTGTAAGATTGGAAACACATTCCCAGCCTGTGCAAGACTGGACACACATTCTCAGCCTCACCATTGGCAACACAAAGCTGTGGCAGCCCTATTCCTCTATTCAGCTCGCCTCAACATTTAATTTCTCTGGGCGCAGCCTTACAGTTTCTCCTCAAAACAAAGAGTGCTTAAATCTTCAAGTAATCCCACTAAGTTGCTAAAAACATTCTAATAGACTCACACAGAGTATATTCCTCTGCAAATGGGAAGCACCTTGGTGATCTACTTAAAAACTACGTTTTCACAACATTCCTCCCACCAGTCTGAGGGGAAAGGGGGTAGATTTAACATTGCCGCCAAAATAAAATATCTACCTGGACTAAAGTCATACCAATGGCTTTTGGAAGTAATTCTCTACTTTCAACATCCCTCATGCAGGTCCTTATTTTATTTGACTTTAATTAACAGTACTGTATGAGCCTGGTTTTAGACAGCAAGAGATACATCAAGGCAGGCCCTCAGTCAGAGCACACCCCTCCAGAGCTTGGGCAGACAGTGCTTGTGCTGTTCTGCCCGCTAGCCCCAACCTTAGGAGACCCAGATTTCTCCCATAACAGATGTGGGTGATAGCACAACATGGACTTCTCTTACAAACTCTCTAGAGAGTTCATAAGCTGCAGTGTTTCCACCAGCAACACAGCATGTTCTCCACAGGCACACTGGCCATCCCAAACAGAATTGACATCCAGTGCTTGCCTTCAGCCTCCTGACACATGAGAAATGAGACGAGGCATCCTGAGAAGCctgacacagcacagctgccaAGGCAGGCTGTGGTCTCTTGCATCAGTGGCAGATGACAGCTCACTTATTTGAACACAGACAAAGAAAAGTCTGCCatggagcagttcctgcaggactaGAGGGAGGAAACAGCTGTCAACTATTTCTTGGATTACAGGGATAAACATATTTCTAGCAACAGCTTTAGGCTATGTAACTCTGAAATCCTGAATAGAATTCAAGGTATTCTTTACCAGGAGATGAGTAATATTAGAAGGCTTTACAGTTGAAAGCTTAAATCTTCTCTGAAACAAGAAATGCATCTTCTGGCATTATTACAGAACTCAGTAAGAGCCAAAATAAACAACAGCATCACTTTTTGAGAGAGACTACAGAGTATTCTAGAGGTTTATTGAGTCTTGCTTTATCTGGGAAAGAAACCAGAAGACACTGCCTGCCTTTGTTAAGCCCCTGAATGGATGTCTTAATCCAAATTGCAGCCTCATTGAGCAGGGTACAAATTAACCATCCAGAGGGAACTatatgagaaaaagagaaagaatgaaCCAACTCCACAGAGATGAAGACTAAGCCTAGACGAGAAAATAAGTTCCTTTGAAGAACTAGCTTTCTCATTCTGGTACTTCGAGTAATCCTGCTGCATTGGAAATATAGAAATGTTTCACAGAACAAAAGAGGATGTAGCTTAATTTTCTCAACATGGCATTTAATCCTGTGcataaaaaccagcaaaacttCTCAAAACTGGAAAGTTATGTATGGAAACTAAAGTTCACTAAAGAAAACAGACTGGATCCAGAGAAAAGGCAGACATTATGTAGAAGGATTTGTGTGTTATGTTTCCAGCTCTCTAAATGGGAATTCTGTGGCTTTAACCTCGGGGGAAGGAGCACAGGCCATTAACACAATGAAGAAAGAACTAAA
This genomic interval from Aphelocoma coerulescens isolate FSJ_1873_10779 chromosome 2, UR_Acoe_1.0, whole genome shotgun sequence contains the following:
- the GLIPR2 gene encoding Golgi-associated plant pathogenesis-related protein 1 isoform X3, with the protein product MGKSASKQFAEEVLKAHNDYRKKHGVPPLKLCKKLNRGAQLYAEELATTRVLKHSSESANGKCGENLAWASYDQSGKDVADRWYSEIKNYSFQNPGFSSGTGHFTAMVWKNTKKMGVGKASASDGSTFVVARYDPAGNVVNPGYYEENVLPPRK